One genomic window of Pseudoalteromonas rubra includes the following:
- the ctaD gene encoding cytochrome c oxidase subunit I — protein MTSSTQQAAHEQEHEHHGPATGIKRWLFTTNHKDIGSLYLLFSLLMFLIGGGMAMIIRAELFQPGLQLVDPHFFNQMTTVHGLIMVFGAVMPAFTGLANWMVPMMIGAPDMALPRMNNWSFWILPFAFLILLASLFMEGGGPAFGWTFYAPLSTTYSNDNTALFVFAVHIMGVSSIMGAINVIVTIVNMRAPGMTWMKLPLFVWTWLITAFLLIAVMPVLAGAVTMVLTDKYFGTSFFDAAGGGDPVMFQHIFWFFGHPEVYIMILPAFGVISTIVPTFSRKKLFGYASMVYATSSIALLSFIVWAHHMFTTGMPLAGELFFMYATMLISVPTGVKVFNWVATMWRGSISFEVPMLFAIAFIVLFTLGGFSGLMLAITPADFQYHDTYFVVAHFHYVLVTGAVFSIMAAAYYWLPKWTGYMYSETLAKWHFWLSLVSVNILFFPMHFVGLAGMPRRIPDYALQFADFNALISIGGFAFGLSQLLFVAVVFKCIAGGQRAPAKVWDGAEGLEWDVASPAPYHTFSTPPEVK, from the coding sequence ATGACTTCGAGTACACAGCAGGCTGCTCATGAACAAGAGCATGAACATCATGGTCCGGCAACTGGTATCAAGCGTTGGCTTTTTACGACAAATCACAAAGACATAGGATCTTTGTATTTGCTGTTTTCTTTGTTGATGTTCCTGATTGGCGGCGGCATGGCCATGATTATTCGGGCTGAATTATTTCAGCCGGGCCTTCAGCTCGTTGACCCACACTTTTTTAATCAAATGACCACAGTGCACGGGTTGATTATGGTATTCGGTGCCGTGATGCCTGCCTTTACCGGCCTGGCAAACTGGATGGTTCCAATGATGATCGGCGCACCGGATATGGCATTACCGCGCATGAACAACTGGAGTTTTTGGATTCTGCCGTTCGCTTTTCTCATATTGCTTGCCTCATTATTTATGGAAGGTGGTGGCCCGGCGTTTGGCTGGACCTTCTATGCACCGCTTTCCACCACTTACAGTAACGACAATACAGCATTGTTTGTTTTCGCAGTGCATATCATGGGGGTTAGCTCCATTATGGGCGCTATCAATGTGATCGTGACGATAGTGAACATGCGTGCGCCTGGTATGACGTGGATGAAGCTCCCATTGTTTGTGTGGACTTGGCTAATTACGGCATTTTTATTAATTGCTGTGATGCCCGTATTAGCGGGCGCCGTTACTATGGTTTTGACAGACAAGTATTTCGGCACGAGTTTCTTCGATGCAGCAGGTGGAGGTGACCCTGTGATGTTCCAGCATATTTTCTGGTTCTTTGGTCACCCGGAAGTATACATTATGATTTTGCCAGCGTTTGGCGTGATCTCTACCATAGTGCCTACCTTCTCCAGAAAGAAGCTGTTTGGATATGCTTCTATGGTATATGCAACCTCCTCCATCGCACTATTATCTTTTATTGTGTGGGCACACCATATGTTTACCACCGGTATGCCGTTGGCTGGTGAGCTGTTCTTTATGTATGCGACCATGTTGATCTCTGTGCCTACGGGTGTGAAGGTGTTCAACTGGGTGGCCACAATGTGGCGTGGCTCCATCAGTTTTGAAGTCCCTATGCTATTTGCTATCGCGTTTATTGTGTTGTTTACACTCGGTGGTTTTTCCGGGTTGATGCTGGCCATTACCCCTGCCGATTTCCAGTATCACGACACTTATTTTGTGGTCGCACATTTTCACTATGTATTGGTTACGGGGGCGGTCTTCTCAATCATGGCGGCCGCTTACTACTGGTTACCTAAGTGGACTGGTTATATGTATAGCGAGACATTGGCGAAGTGGCATTTTTGGCTGTCTCTGGTGAGTGTGAATATCCTGTTTTTCCCAATGCATTTTGTGGGGCTTGCGGGCATGCCGCGACGGATCCCGGATTATGCGCTTCAGTTTGCTGATTTCAATGCCTTGATCAGCATTGGTGGTTTTGCATTTGGCTTATCGCAGTTGCTATTTGTGGCTGTGGTATTTAAGTGTATCGCAGGCGGTCAGCGTGCGCCTGCCAAAGTATGGGATGGTGCAGAAGGGTTGGAGTGGGATGTTGCTTCGCCAGCACCTTACCATACTTTCAGCACGCCACCTGAGGTGAAATGA